A region of Argentina anserina chromosome 5, drPotAnse1.1, whole genome shotgun sequence DNA encodes the following proteins:
- the LOC126793481 gene encoding zinc finger CCCH domain-containing protein 17, with amino-acid sequence MVVGAQQKPQPQSQPQQQQQPPQQQQPEPSPEEEALKRNTDCVYFLASPVSCKKGSECEYRHSEHALYNPRDCWFWLNGNCLNLKCSFRHPPLDGLLGSPAANSAGPSLPLPHTVTTPAATFSSSKQAVPCIFFQRGFCSKADKCPFSHGPNPIFTSKAPQAPAATHGTEPSSLKKVFGGIQKCTQEMKFPQVSASKVVGVAPQPKPAPEVETAPPRNGVGIDRNVRPSRDFDDEALTYETRSAFPAMNGDSTGQGNHFLQAHVPENHGFQNGKDVDEHLRESSPGFDVLVDDELGDSDYYHGEEQFGRTRVHDGRNLNSMNEYDLDRPADYNSVADGDRERFHDPRGYDPYDQMQGRYAWEQHRASSERLLVGPAHSERRGHRKSDSPDHMDGSDLRHRLSKHRGGNGLRSIISNDYDGRVNERKNRPHRDSQQLPLHESSLSSRLRGRIKLPVGTSPVNGSDLRQEREAGGRSRDRSRDRMSPRRPQSMSHQGRLRDRIQGRVQDDSNNEGRHFGPPRIRREVMDEGGNEFSRSKRPSELKGAIDAEIREHSYLGKPSNVNTDKNQQSEGELSFEGPKPLSEILKRKREAEAAAGSSGSRKKFSVDKLGNSVKESPVTDPGGFGTGAVSGTLDSQPPVAKEESKSATIDAVGIQNEKIDTAPGQPSNEQSEGEQETEDGVIYDETPEDHDLEAKDNREGEYDYEQGEDGEYTYEEGENADGEEEYPEEEDGDDFAKKIGVMFS; translated from the exons ATGGTAGTCGGCGCACAACAGAAGCCACAACCACAATCACAACCCCAACAACAGCAACAGCCGCCGCAGCAGCAGCAACCGGAGCCTTCGCCCGAAGAGGAGGCCCTGAAGAGGAACACCGATTGCGTCTACTTCCTCGCCTCCCCCGTCTCCTGCAAAAAG GGAAGTGAATGTGAATATCGCCACAGTGAACATGCTCTGTACAATCCTAGGGACTGCTGGTTCTGGTTGAATGGAAATTGCCTAAATTTGAAATGCTCGTTTCGGCATCCA CCTCTTGATGGTTTGCTAGGAAGCCCAGCTGCAAATTCCGCTGGACCTTCTTTGCCTCTACCACATACTGTTACAACACCTGCTGCTACCTTCAGCTCAAGTAAACAAGCAGTCCCATGTATCTTCTTTCAAAGGGGATTTTGTTCAAAAGCTGATAAATGCCCTTTCTCACATGGACCAAATCCTATTTTTACTAGTAAAGCTCCACAGGCCCCAGCAGCCACCCATGGTACAGAACCTTCAAGTCTGAAGAAGGTTTTTGGTGGCATTCAAAAGTGCACTCAAGAGATGAAGTTTCCTCAGGTAAGTGCCTCAAAAGTTGTTGGAGTGGCTCCTCAACCCAAACCTGCTCCAGAGGTTGAGACTGCTCCACCAAGAAATGGAGTTGGCATTGATAGGAATGTACGACCAAGCAGAGACTTTGATGATGAGGCTCTTACATACGAGACAAGAAGTGCTTTCCCTGCTATGAATGGAGACTCTACAGGTCAGGGCAATCATTTTCTTCAAGCTCATGTGCCAGAAAATCATGGATTCCAAAATGGGAAGGATGTTGATGAGCACCTGAGGGAATCTTCTCCTGGCTTTGATGTTCTTGTAGACGATGAGCTTGGAGATTCTGATTACTACCATGGTGAAGAACAGTTTGGAAGAACAAGAGTTCATGATGGAAGAAACTTGAATTCTATGAATGAGTATGATTTGGACCGTCCTGCTGATTACAATTCAGTTGCTGACGGTGATCGAGAAAGGTTTCATGACCCACGAGGCTATGATCCTTATGATCAGATGCAAGGAAGATATGCTTGGGAGCAGCACAGGGCTTCATCTGAGAGACTGCTTGTCGGCCCTGCGCATTCAGAGAGGAGGGGTCATCGTAAATCTGATAGTCCAGATCACATGGATGGGTCAGACCTGCGGCACCGTTTGTCCAAACATAGGGGGGGAAATGGTCTGAGATCCATCATTAGCAATGACTACGATGGCCGTGTTAACGAGCGAAAAAATCGTCCTCATAGGGATTCACAGCAATTGCCCTTACATGAGAGCTCCCTCAGCAGTCGTCTCCGTGGCAGAATAAAGCTTCCAGTTGGGACTTCCCCAGTAAATGGTAGTGACTTGCGCCAGGAGAGGGAAGCCGGAGGAAGAAGTCGTGACAGAAGTAGAGATAGGATGTCGCCCAGAAGGCCCCAAAGTATGTCCCACCAAGGAAGGCTTCGAGACAGAATACAAGGAAGGGTGCAAGACGACTCTAATAATGAGGGGAGACATTTCGGGCCTCCTCGCATCAGGAGAGAGGTAATGGATGAAGGAGGCAACGAGTTCTCTCGTTCAAAACGTCCTTCAGAGCTGAAAGGTGCGATAGATGCAGAAATTAGGGAGCACTCTTACCTTGGAAAACCAAGTAATGTAAACACGGATAAAAATCAGCAATCCGAAGGTGAACTCTCATTTGAAGGGCCAAAGCCTCTTAGCGAGATTctgaagaggaagagagaagcTGAAGCAGCTGCCGGATCTTCTGGGAGCAGGAAAAAGTTTTCTGTTGATAAACTAGGCAACAGCGTGAAAGAAAGCCCAGTGACCGATCCAGGTGGCTTTGGGACAGGAGCTGTTTCAGGGACGCTTGACAGTCAGCCTCCTGTGGCCAAAGAAGAGAGCAAGTCTGCAACCATTGATGCGGTTGGAattcaaaatgaaaagattgaTACGGCTCCTGGGCAGCCTTCCAATGAGCAGAGTGAGGGGGAGCAGGAGACTGAAGACGGTGTGATATATGATGAAACACCTGAGGATCATGATCTTGAGGCCAAAGATAATAGGGAAGGGGAATATGATTATGAGCAAGGAGAGGATGGTGAATACACTTACGAAGAAGGTGAAAATGCTGATGGTGAAGAGGAATACCCGGAGGAGGAAGACGGGGATGACTTTGCTAAGAAGATTGGTGTCATGTTCTCTTGA
- the LOC126793482 gene encoding uncharacterized protein LOC126793482 isoform X1 — protein MLENSSSAAAADPAAVVRRYAPPNQRNRALNRRKSAERFHQINNLQGNDLEKNQIASTRGNHGDAGSSSLLNVTLQPLFIALEGCCSSQASDLFNNRWAAVMHCFNDSSIDLSERPIMYSGSGAAWGQFRPPRQLMAPAGGAGSPGLSMDFLSELHRLKHISNVCSGT, from the exons ATGCTGGAAAATTCCAGTTCAGCGGCGGCAGCAGATCCAGCCGCAGTTGTCAGGCGCTACGCTCCTCCCAATCAGAG AAATCGTGCTCTCAACAGGCGCAAGTCCGCAG AGCGGTTTCATCAAATTAACAATCTTCAGGGGAATGATTTGGAAAAGAATCAAATTGCCTCCACAAGAGGTAATCATGGGGATGCAGGTAGCAGCAGTCTTCTAAATGTAACCTTGCAACCCTTGTTCATTGCTCTAGAGGGGTGTTGCAGCAGTCAAGCTTCTGATCTCTTCAATAATC GTTGGGCAGCCGTAATGCACTGCTTCAATGATTCATCTATAGATCTATCAG AAAGACCCATTATGTACTCAGGAAGCGGAGCAGCATGGGGTCAATTCAGACCCCCTCGTCAG TTAATGGCTCCAGCAGGGGGTGCTGGGTCGCCTGGTTTGTCCATGGACTTCTTGAGTGAACTTCACCGCTTGAAGCACATTTCAAACGTCTGTTCTGGAACCTAG
- the LOC126793482 gene encoding uncharacterized protein LOC126793482 isoform X3 has product MLENSSSAAAADPAAVVRRYAPPNQRNRALNRRKSAERFHQINNLQGNDLEKNQIASTRGNHGDAGSSSLLNVTLQPLFIALEGCCSSQASDLFNNRWAAVMHCFNDSSIDLSERPIMYSGSGAAWGQFRPPRQGVLGRLVCPWTS; this is encoded by the exons ATGCTGGAAAATTCCAGTTCAGCGGCGGCAGCAGATCCAGCCGCAGTTGTCAGGCGCTACGCTCCTCCCAATCAGAG AAATCGTGCTCTCAACAGGCGCAAGTCCGCAG AGCGGTTTCATCAAATTAACAATCTTCAGGGGAATGATTTGGAAAAGAATCAAATTGCCTCCACAAGAGGTAATCATGGGGATGCAGGTAGCAGCAGTCTTCTAAATGTAACCTTGCAACCCTTGTTCATTGCTCTAGAGGGGTGTTGCAGCAGTCAAGCTTCTGATCTCTTCAATAATC GTTGGGCAGCCGTAATGCACTGCTTCAATGATTCATCTATAGATCTATCAG AAAGACCCATTATGTACTCAGGAAGCGGAGCAGCATGGGGTCAATTCAGACCCCCTCGTCAG GGGGTGCTGGGTCGCCTGGTTTGTCCATGGACTTCTTGA
- the LOC126793482 gene encoding uncharacterized protein LOC126793482 isoform X2, with protein sequence MLENSSSAAAADPAAVVRRYAPPNQRNRALNRRKSAERFHQINNLQGNDLEKNQIASTRGNHGDAGSSSLLNVTLQPLFIALEGCCSSQASDLFNNRWAAVMHCFNDSSIDLSERPIMYSGSGAAWGQFRPPRQQGVLGRLVCPWTS encoded by the exons ATGCTGGAAAATTCCAGTTCAGCGGCGGCAGCAGATCCAGCCGCAGTTGTCAGGCGCTACGCTCCTCCCAATCAGAG AAATCGTGCTCTCAACAGGCGCAAGTCCGCAG AGCGGTTTCATCAAATTAACAATCTTCAGGGGAATGATTTGGAAAAGAATCAAATTGCCTCCACAAGAGGTAATCATGGGGATGCAGGTAGCAGCAGTCTTCTAAATGTAACCTTGCAACCCTTGTTCATTGCTCTAGAGGGGTGTTGCAGCAGTCAAGCTTCTGATCTCTTCAATAATC GTTGGGCAGCCGTAATGCACTGCTTCAATGATTCATCTATAGATCTATCAG AAAGACCCATTATGTACTCAGGAAGCGGAGCAGCATGGGGTCAATTCAGACCCCCTCGTCAG CAGGGGGTGCTGGGTCGCCTGGTTTGTCCATGGACTTCTTGA